From Cyprinus carpio isolate SPL01 chromosome A7, ASM1834038v1, whole genome shotgun sequence, a single genomic window includes:
- the prc1b gene encoding protein regulator of cytokinesis 1b isoform X2 — protein sequence MRKSEVIAAESVACLNKALCHLKDIWEEIGIPEDQRLERTNVVKNHVKSLLDMMIVEEESLRKRLMTSIEKCQKELRNLCLELQLPPFQEDKSSTMLQQEKDLRMHVEVMLKEKNQRIQALKALTEQDQDLCDLLCFQPFSISADSVPSLEQLEKFRQHISSLTAEKERRHNEFVTLKKQIILCMDDLDQLPETSFEKDVVCEDEESFCLSKENIDSLKVLLHQLECRKAENERVCGSYREKIHELWERLQIPQEERDAICEHMTLSKKRNMQALQAEVGRLEELKLKNIQNVTEAIRNEIAVFWDKCFYSSDQRQAFVPFYDDDFSEELLSLHDAEIVRLKQYYEDHKDLFEGVHKWEESWRVFLELEEKAKDPSRFTNRGGNLLKEEKQRADLVKSLPKLEKKLKAEIEQWEHEQNREFQVNGQKFMQFVTDQWESYRLEKEREKQERQLKKSKQTEVDMVYGTVIRTPTKRRFLGSTTPCKARKLNGTSSTGTSNSTIRSVFGGTVCHSPLSRPPISACKANVRTPGHGKPPHQGLLERNKENICHLTGGVAGMTKVPASPQRNFSINSVASTYSEFQRDLSKSSKSKHAPEILNSTIIQL from the exons ATGAGGAAGAG TGAGGTGATTGCTGCAGAATCAGTGGCATGTCTGAATAAAGCGCTCTGCCATCTGAAAGACATCTGGGAGGAAATTGGCATCCCTGAGGACCAGCGATTAGAGAGAACAAATGTGGTTAAGAATCATGTCAAA AGTCTTCTGGACATGATGATCGTGGAGGAAGAGAGTCTGCGGAAACGTCTGATGACAAGTATTGAGAAATGTCAAAAAGAGTTGAGGAACTTGTGCTTGGAACTGCAGCTTCCCCCATTTCAG GAGGACAAAAGTAGCACAATGCTGCAGCAGGAAAAAGACCTCCGGATGCACGTTGAAGTGATGTTAAAGGAGAAAAATCAGAGAATACAAGCGCTCAAAGCCTTAACCGAGCAGGATCAGGATCTCTGTGACCTGCTCTGCTTCCAGCCGTTTTCTATCTCTGCTGATTCTGTTCCTTCCCTGGAACAGCTGGAGAAATTCCGTCAACACATCTCCTCTCTCACTGCTGAGAAA gaACGAAGACACAACGAATTTGTCACATTGAAGAAGCAAATAATACTTTGCATGGATGATCTGGATCAATTGCCTGAGACTAGTTTTGAAAAGGATGTCGTTTGTGAAGATGAAGAGAGTTTTTGCTTGTCTAAAGAAAACATTGATTCACTCAAAGTCCTCCTTCACCAG ttgGAGTGCAGAAAGGCAGAGAATGAACGTGTCTGTGGCTCTTATCGGGAGAAGATCCATGAACTATGGGAACGGTTGCAGATTCCACAGGAAGAGCGTGATGCAATTTGTGAACACATGACCCTGTCAAAGAAACGAAATATGCAAGCT TTACAAGCTGAGGTCGGACGTCTTGAAGAACTGAAgcttaaaaatattcaaaatgttactgAGGCCATTCGGAATGAGATTGCCGTGTTCTGGGATAAGTGCTTTTATAGCTCTGACCAGCGGCAAGCTTTTGTGCCCTTTTATGATG atGATTTCAGCGAGGAACTCCTAAGCTTACATGATGCAGAAATAGTGCGGCTTAAACAGTACTATGAGGATCATAAAGATCTTTTTGAAGGTGTTCACAAATGGGAAGAAAGCTGGAGAGTTTTCTTAGAGCTTGAA GAAAAGGCCAAAGATCCGTCCAGATTCACCAACAGAGGAGGAAACCTTCTAAAGGAGGAGAAACAGCGGGCTGATCTGGTCAAAAGTCTCCCCAAG CTTGAGAAGAAGCTGAAGGCTGAGATTGAACAGTGGGAGCATGAACAGAACAGAGAGTTTCAGGTGAATGGTCAAAAGTTCATGCAGTTTGTTACTGATCAATGGGAGTCGTACCGGCTGGAGAAGGAGCGGGAAAAACAGGAGCGG CAACTAAAGAAGAGCAAACAGACAGAGGTGGACATGGTCTATGGTACTGTGATCCGGACACCAACTAAACGAAGATTTCTGGGAAGCACAACACCTTGTAAAGCTCGAAAG CTAAACGGTACCTCCAGTACTGGCACTTCTAACAGCACTATCCGATCTGTCTTTGGTGGTACTGTCTGCCATTCTCCTCTATCACGCCCTCCGATTTCAGCTTGCAAG GCTAATGTGAGGACTCCAGGCCACGGCAAACCTCCTCATCAAGGTTTGCTAGAACGCAATAAGGAGAATATCTGTCATCTAACTGGTGGCGTGGCTGGGATGACAAAGGTACCAGCTAGTCCACAGCGTAACTTCAGCATTAACTCTGTCGCAAGCACCTATTCAGAATTTCAG CGAGACCTCTCCAAGTCATCTAAATCAAAACATGCACCTGAAATCCTGAACTCAACCATCATTCAGCTTTAA
- the prc1b gene encoding protein regulator of cytokinesis 1b isoform X1, which produces MRKSEVIAAESVACLNKALCHLKDIWEEIGIPEDQRLERTNVVKNHVKSLLDMMIVEEESLRKRLMTSIEKCQKELRNLCLELQLPPFQEDKSSTMLQQEKDLRMHVEVMLKEKNQRIQALKALTEQDQDLCDLLCFQPFSISADSVPSLEQLEKFRQHISSLTAEKERRHNEFVTLKKQIILCMDDLDQLPETSFEKDVVCEDEESFCLSKENIDSLKVLLHQLECRKAENERVCGSYREKIHELWERLQIPQEERDAICEHMTLSKKRNMQALQAEVGRLEELKLKNIQNVTEAIRNEIAVFWDKCFYSSDQRQAFVPFYDDDFSEELLSLHDAEIVRLKQYYEDHKDLFEGVHKWEESWRVFLELEEKAKDPSRFTNRGGNLLKEEKQRADLVKSLPKLEKKLKAEIEQWEHEQNREFQVNGQKFMQFVTDQWESYRLEKEREKQERQLKKSKQTEVDMVYGTVIRTPTKRRFLGSTTPCKARKLNGTSSTGTSNSTIRSVFGGTVCHSPLSRPPISACKQANVRTPGHGKPPHQGLLERNKENICHLTGGVAGMTKVPASPQRNFSINSVASTYSEFQRDLSKSSKSKHAPEILNSTIIQL; this is translated from the exons ATGAGGAAGAG TGAGGTGATTGCTGCAGAATCAGTGGCATGTCTGAATAAAGCGCTCTGCCATCTGAAAGACATCTGGGAGGAAATTGGCATCCCTGAGGACCAGCGATTAGAGAGAACAAATGTGGTTAAGAATCATGTCAAA AGTCTTCTGGACATGATGATCGTGGAGGAAGAGAGTCTGCGGAAACGTCTGATGACAAGTATTGAGAAATGTCAAAAAGAGTTGAGGAACTTGTGCTTGGAACTGCAGCTTCCCCCATTTCAG GAGGACAAAAGTAGCACAATGCTGCAGCAGGAAAAAGACCTCCGGATGCACGTTGAAGTGATGTTAAAGGAGAAAAATCAGAGAATACAAGCGCTCAAAGCCTTAACCGAGCAGGATCAGGATCTCTGTGACCTGCTCTGCTTCCAGCCGTTTTCTATCTCTGCTGATTCTGTTCCTTCCCTGGAACAGCTGGAGAAATTCCGTCAACACATCTCCTCTCTCACTGCTGAGAAA gaACGAAGACACAACGAATTTGTCACATTGAAGAAGCAAATAATACTTTGCATGGATGATCTGGATCAATTGCCTGAGACTAGTTTTGAAAAGGATGTCGTTTGTGAAGATGAAGAGAGTTTTTGCTTGTCTAAAGAAAACATTGATTCACTCAAAGTCCTCCTTCACCAG ttgGAGTGCAGAAAGGCAGAGAATGAACGTGTCTGTGGCTCTTATCGGGAGAAGATCCATGAACTATGGGAACGGTTGCAGATTCCACAGGAAGAGCGTGATGCAATTTGTGAACACATGACCCTGTCAAAGAAACGAAATATGCAAGCT TTACAAGCTGAGGTCGGACGTCTTGAAGAACTGAAgcttaaaaatattcaaaatgttactgAGGCCATTCGGAATGAGATTGCCGTGTTCTGGGATAAGTGCTTTTATAGCTCTGACCAGCGGCAAGCTTTTGTGCCCTTTTATGATG atGATTTCAGCGAGGAACTCCTAAGCTTACATGATGCAGAAATAGTGCGGCTTAAACAGTACTATGAGGATCATAAAGATCTTTTTGAAGGTGTTCACAAATGGGAAGAAAGCTGGAGAGTTTTCTTAGAGCTTGAA GAAAAGGCCAAAGATCCGTCCAGATTCACCAACAGAGGAGGAAACCTTCTAAAGGAGGAGAAACAGCGGGCTGATCTGGTCAAAAGTCTCCCCAAG CTTGAGAAGAAGCTGAAGGCTGAGATTGAACAGTGGGAGCATGAACAGAACAGAGAGTTTCAGGTGAATGGTCAAAAGTTCATGCAGTTTGTTACTGATCAATGGGAGTCGTACCGGCTGGAGAAGGAGCGGGAAAAACAGGAGCGG CAACTAAAGAAGAGCAAACAGACAGAGGTGGACATGGTCTATGGTACTGTGATCCGGACACCAACTAAACGAAGATTTCTGGGAAGCACAACACCTTGTAAAGCTCGAAAG CTAAACGGTACCTCCAGTACTGGCACTTCTAACAGCACTATCCGATCTGTCTTTGGTGGTACTGTCTGCCATTCTCCTCTATCACGCCCTCCGATTTCAGCTTGCAAG CAGGCTAATGTGAGGACTCCAGGCCACGGCAAACCTCCTCATCAAGGTTTGCTAGAACGCAATAAGGAGAATATCTGTCATCTAACTGGTGGCGTGGCTGGGATGACAAAGGTACCAGCTAGTCCACAGCGTAACTTCAGCATTAACTCTGTCGCAAGCACCTATTCAGAATTTCAG CGAGACCTCTCCAAGTCATCTAAATCAAAACATGCACCTGAAATCCTGAACTCAACCATCATTCAGCTTTAA
- the prc1b gene encoding protein regulator of cytokinesis 1b isoform X3 → MRKSEVIAAESVACLNKALCHLKDIWEEIGIPEDQRLERTNVVKNHVKSLLDMMIVEEESLRKRLMTSIEKCQKELRNLCLELQLPPFQEDKSSTMLQQEKDLRMHVEVMLKEKNQRIQALKALTEQDQDLCDLLCFQPFSISADSVPSLEQLEKFRQHISSLTAEKERRHNEFVTLKKQIILCMDDLDQLPETSFEKDVVCEDEESFCLSKENIDSLKVLLHQLECRKAENERVCGSYREKIHELWERLQIPQEERDAICEHMTLSKKRNMQALQAEVGRLEELKLKNIQNVTEAIRNEIAVFWDKCFYSSDQRQAFVPFYDDDFSEELLSLHDAEIVRLKQYYEDHKDLFEGVHKWEESWRVFLELEEKAKDPSRFTNRGGNLLKEEKQRADLVKSLPKLEKKLKAEIEQWEHEQNREFQVNGQKFMQFVTDQWESYRLEKEREKQERQLKKSKQTEVDMVYGTVIRTPTKRRFLGSTTPCKARKLNGTSSTGTSNSTIRSVFGGTVCHSPLSRPPISACKQANVRTPGHGKPPHQGLLERNKENICHLTGGVAGMTKVPASPQRNFSINSVASTYSEFQLLFYILLASL, encoded by the exons ATGAGGAAGAG TGAGGTGATTGCTGCAGAATCAGTGGCATGTCTGAATAAAGCGCTCTGCCATCTGAAAGACATCTGGGAGGAAATTGGCATCCCTGAGGACCAGCGATTAGAGAGAACAAATGTGGTTAAGAATCATGTCAAA AGTCTTCTGGACATGATGATCGTGGAGGAAGAGAGTCTGCGGAAACGTCTGATGACAAGTATTGAGAAATGTCAAAAAGAGTTGAGGAACTTGTGCTTGGAACTGCAGCTTCCCCCATTTCAG GAGGACAAAAGTAGCACAATGCTGCAGCAGGAAAAAGACCTCCGGATGCACGTTGAAGTGATGTTAAAGGAGAAAAATCAGAGAATACAAGCGCTCAAAGCCTTAACCGAGCAGGATCAGGATCTCTGTGACCTGCTCTGCTTCCAGCCGTTTTCTATCTCTGCTGATTCTGTTCCTTCCCTGGAACAGCTGGAGAAATTCCGTCAACACATCTCCTCTCTCACTGCTGAGAAA gaACGAAGACACAACGAATTTGTCACATTGAAGAAGCAAATAATACTTTGCATGGATGATCTGGATCAATTGCCTGAGACTAGTTTTGAAAAGGATGTCGTTTGTGAAGATGAAGAGAGTTTTTGCTTGTCTAAAGAAAACATTGATTCACTCAAAGTCCTCCTTCACCAG ttgGAGTGCAGAAAGGCAGAGAATGAACGTGTCTGTGGCTCTTATCGGGAGAAGATCCATGAACTATGGGAACGGTTGCAGATTCCACAGGAAGAGCGTGATGCAATTTGTGAACACATGACCCTGTCAAAGAAACGAAATATGCAAGCT TTACAAGCTGAGGTCGGACGTCTTGAAGAACTGAAgcttaaaaatattcaaaatgttactgAGGCCATTCGGAATGAGATTGCCGTGTTCTGGGATAAGTGCTTTTATAGCTCTGACCAGCGGCAAGCTTTTGTGCCCTTTTATGATG atGATTTCAGCGAGGAACTCCTAAGCTTACATGATGCAGAAATAGTGCGGCTTAAACAGTACTATGAGGATCATAAAGATCTTTTTGAAGGTGTTCACAAATGGGAAGAAAGCTGGAGAGTTTTCTTAGAGCTTGAA GAAAAGGCCAAAGATCCGTCCAGATTCACCAACAGAGGAGGAAACCTTCTAAAGGAGGAGAAACAGCGGGCTGATCTGGTCAAAAGTCTCCCCAAG CTTGAGAAGAAGCTGAAGGCTGAGATTGAACAGTGGGAGCATGAACAGAACAGAGAGTTTCAGGTGAATGGTCAAAAGTTCATGCAGTTTGTTACTGATCAATGGGAGTCGTACCGGCTGGAGAAGGAGCGGGAAAAACAGGAGCGG CAACTAAAGAAGAGCAAACAGACAGAGGTGGACATGGTCTATGGTACTGTGATCCGGACACCAACTAAACGAAGATTTCTGGGAAGCACAACACCTTGTAAAGCTCGAAAG CTAAACGGTACCTCCAGTACTGGCACTTCTAACAGCACTATCCGATCTGTCTTTGGTGGTACTGTCTGCCATTCTCCTCTATCACGCCCTCCGATTTCAGCTTGCAAG CAGGCTAATGTGAGGACTCCAGGCCACGGCAAACCTCCTCATCAAGGTTTGCTAGAACGCAATAAGGAGAATATCTGTCATCTAACTGGTGGCGTGGCTGGGATGACAAAGGTACCAGCTAGTCCACAGCGTAACTTCAGCATTAACTCTGTCGCAAGCACCTATTCAGAATTTCAG TTGCTGTTTTACATCCTCTTGGCCTCTCTTTGA
- the LOC109062553 gene encoding tetratricopeptide repeat protein 17, whose protein sequence is MTRSFRVEWTDGKKMAGDKSNITGNHSTNKRSWSFSVRGPAFMFICVLLSEPARATTHWVVTEDGKIQQQVDSPLNLKHPHHLVLFMQQETRVNYLKKLEKQLVAQKIHIEENEDRDTGLEQRHYKEDADCVTAKVPLGDLDLYDGTFISLESKDINQEDFLDQISPLPPDLEKPDCAKILDLPYSIHAFQHLRGVQEKVNLTSPLLSKDDPIFTSLSLKLGQSVDEVGHQIHEALLRNSSSWVLYNMASFYWRMKNEPRRAVDCVVRALHFSPRQHKDVALINMANILHRAHFSADAAVLAHAALDLTTDLLTSHYTLGNIYAMLGEYNHSVLCYEQALQAQPGFEQALRRKHAVLCQQKLEQRLEAQHRSLQRTLNELKEYQKQHDHYLRQQEMLDKHKLIQEEQILRNIIHETQMAKEAQLGNHQMCHMGQQKFTLHCPFDLPVRYHRGELFENVHYIQFGEDVSVASSVALVSELSVNESHSPQQSYTMSLGREPAAHWDKETTSTDESHMVLWPRRSDCAQRFPTIPPVHLLPTYYLPPESRNFKALNILLESKSPPPSGKTPDCSFKNLVTARDPLDSLAWALEKELSDPHAAEVLLKRSGGRSLEQTGALIAQALDKMSGARWMMQNEAGLFWRAKGNGTQALACLRQALHSAPPQHRDMPLVNTANLLLHYGLHDEAHELLQQALQINRSEPHTLLSLVNVHLSQGNLTGALAMFRRALTLTVHCPQCRASLPLMRCLQFYPFLYNLQHQACPSGSGCEAEEDAELEEWDTASSRRQEPWDTDAMPVSALEDALLFEKVVVDSNGSGEASGQDRGREQKTDGMEEEEQDWRLREELIGAFEGALDMNGKTGDLRGIRVLKNDRVMGARGGGPCFGNCEDDEGAEWITFQVKRVKKPKTDTSESWVGEGDVRQGEPTASNSVLEISGPTIPSPGPSERWKDYSSLGWPGPEECQRTRRVDLTTVASTWLAVSAKNIDITEHIDFATPLQEPAVEPVCNANLPASMHTLDHLSGVANRGGIHYTGESQLREVLQNLGKDTFPSQSFEQVGTRIAKVLEKNQTSWVLSSMAALYWRVKGQGKRAIDCLRQALNYAPHHMKDVPLISLANIFQNARLWEDALTVARMAVEIAPHFVVNHFTLANVYIAMEEFEKAMHWYESTLKLQPEFGPAKDRLRTIQCYILSKRDRRAP, encoded by the exons ATGACGCGAAGCTTTAGGGTCGAATGGACAGACGGTAAAAAGATGGCGGGTGACAAGAGCAATATCACAGGCAATCATTCCACTAATAAACGCTCCTGGAGCTTTTCCGTGCGAGGACCGGCGTTCATGTTTATCTGTGTACTGCTGTCCGAGCCTGCGCGAGCCACCACGCACTGGGTGGTGACGGAGGACGGCAAAATCCAGCAGCAG GTGGATTCTCCTCTCAACTTGAAACATCCCCACCATTTAGTTCTTTTCATGCAACAGGAGACTCGTGTGAACTACCTCAAGAAGTTAGAG AAGCAGCTAGTTGCTCAGAAGATTCACATTGAAGAGAACGAGGACCGGGACACTGGTTTAGAGCAGCGGCATTATAAAGAAGATGCTGACTGTGTCACAGCTAAAGTTCCTCTGGGGGACCTGGATCTCTATGATGGCACTTTTATATCCCTGGAGAGCAAAGACATAAA TCAAGAGGATTTTTTGGATCAGATATCACCTCTACCTCCCGACCTGGAAAAACCTGACTGCGCTAAAATTCTCGACCTTCCTTACAGCATTCATGCCTTTCAGCACCTCAGG GGTGTACAAGAAAAGGTGAACTTAACATCACCCTTGCTTTCAAAGGATGACCCAATCTTTACCTCGCTGTCTCTTAAGCTGGGACAGAGTGTGGATGAGGTTGGGCATCAGATACACGAGGCACTTCTAAGA AATTCTTCTTCATGGGTGCTTTATAACATGGCCTCCTTCTACTGGCGGATGAAGAATGAACCCAGGCGAGCTGTGGACTGTGTGGTCCGTGCTCTCCATTTTTCTCCAAG GCAGCACAAAGATGTTGCTCTCATCAATATGGCAAACATACTTCACAGAGCACACTTCTCGGCTGACGCTGCCGTTCTCGCCCACGCTGCTCTGGATCTCACCACCGATCTCCTAACCAGCCATTACACCCTGGGCAACATTTACGCT ATGTTGGGGGAGTATAATCACTCCGTGCTGTGCTATGAGCAGGCCCTGCAGGCTCAGCCTGGCTTTGAGCAGGCCCTGAGGAGGAAACATGCCGTCCTCTGTCAGCAGAAGCTGGAGCAGCGGCTTGAAGCTCAACACCG GTCTTTGCAGCGCACCCTGAATGAACTGAAGGAGTACCAGAAGCAGCATGATCATTATCTGCGACAGCAGGAGATGCTGGACAAGCACAAGCTCATTCAGGAGGAGCAGATCCTGCGAAACATCATCCACGAGACCCAGATGGCTAAAGAAGCTCAACTCG GAAACCACCAGATGTGTCATATGGGCCAACAGAAGTTCACCCTGCACTGTCCGTTTGACTTGCCTGTACGGTATCACCGTGGAGAACTGTTTGAAAATGTCCACTACATTCAG tTTGGTGAGGATGTGTCAGTAGCCAGCAGTGTTGCTCTGGTGTCCGAGTTGAGTGTGAATGAGAGTCACAGTCCTCAGCAGTCCTACACCATGTCCTTAGGACGGGAGCCTGCAGCCCACTGGGACAAAGAGACAACCTCCACTGAT gAAAGTCATATGGTGCTGTGGCCCAGGAGGTCAGACTGTGCACAACGATTCCCCACAATCCCCCCTGTGCACCTACTTCCTACCTATTACCTGCCCCCTGAGTCCCGCAACTTTAA GGCTCTGAATATTCTCTTGGAGAGCAAAAGTCCTCCACCATCAGGAAAGACGCCGGATTGCAGCTTTAAGAATCTTGTCACTGCTAGAGACCCACTGGACTCTCTGGCCTGGGCGTTAGAGAAGGAGCTGTCTGACCCACATGCTGCAGAG GTGTTGCTGAAGCGCAGTGGTGGGAGGAGTTTGGAGCAAACTGGAGCACTGATTGCTCAGGCTCTGGACAAG ATGAGTGGGGCGCGGTGGATGATGCAGAATGAGGCAGGTCTTTTCTGGCGTGCTAAAGGAAATGGCACACAAGCTTTGGCGTGTCTGCGTCAGGCGCTCCATTCAGCCCCTCCTCAGCACAGAGACATGCCTCTGGTCAACACTGCCAACCTGCTGCTGCACTACGGCCTGCATGACGAGGCCCATGAGCTGCTGCAACAGGCCCTGCAGATCAACCGCTCAGAG CCTCACACCCTGTTAAGCCTGGTCAACGTTCACCTCTCTCAGGGAAACCTGACTGGTGCTCTGGCCATGTTTCGTCGGGCCCTGACTCTCACAGTTCACTGTCCCCAGTGTCGTGCCAGCCTGCCTCTAATGCGCTGTCTCCAGTTTTACCCTTTCCTTTACAATCTCCAGCACCAGGCCTGTCCAT CTGGTTCTGGCTGTGAGGCAGAGGAAGACGCAGAGCTGGAGGAATGGGACACGGCCAGCAGCAGAAGGCAGGAGCCCTGGGACACTGATGCCATGCCTGTGTCTGCTTTAGAAGACGCTCTCCTCTTTGAGA AGGTGGTGGTGGACAGCAATGGTTCTGGGGAGGCGAGTGGGCAGGACAGGGGCCGAGAGCAAAAGACTGATGGgatggaggaagaggagcaggaCTGGCGTCTGAGGGAAGAGCTTATAGGAGCATTTGAGGGGGCTCTGGATATGAACGGGAAGACAGGGGACCTACGTGGCATCCGCGTGCTGAAAAACGACAGGGTCATGGGGGCGAGAGGGGGAGGACCCTGCTTCGGCAACTGTGAGGATGATGAGGGAGCTGAATGG ATAACATTCCAGGTGAAACGTGTGAAAAAGCCAAAAACAGATACCTCGGAGAGCTGGGTGGGAGAAGGAGATGTTCGTCAGGGTGAACCAACAGCAAGTAACTCCGTCCTTGAGATCAGTGGGCCCACCATCCCCTCACCGGGACCCTCAG agaGATGGAAGGACTACAGCAGTCTGGGTTGGCCTGGTCCAGAGGAATGTCAGCGCACGCGTCGTGTGGACCTCACAACTGTGGCTAGTACTTGGCTGGCTGTGTCTGCCAAGAACATAGA TATCACAGAGCATATAGACTTTGCCACTCCTCTTCAGGAGCCAGCAGTGGAGCCGGTGTGCAATGCCAATCTTCCTGCCAGTATGCACACACTGGACCATCTGAGTGGAGTGGCCAACCGCGGAGGCATTCACTATACTGGAGAGAGTCAGCTCAGAGAG GTGTTGCAGAATCTGGGAAAAGATACATTTCCCTCACAGTCTTTTGAACAAGTGGGAACACGTATTGCTAAAGTGCTGGAAAAG AATCAGACATCCTGGGTTCTGTCCAGCATGGCAGCGTTGTACTGGAGGGTGAAAGGTCAGGGAAAGCGAGCCATCGACTGCCTCCGCCAGGCTCTGAACTACGCTCCTCACCATATGAAG GATGTGCCTCTCATCAGCCTTGCCAACATCTTCCAGAATGCGAGGCTGTGGGAGGACGCCCTGACTGTGGCACGGATGGCAGTGGAAATTGCTCCTCACTTTGTGGTTAACCATTTTACTCTGGCAAACGTTTATATAGCTATG GAGGAATTTGAGAAGGCCATGCATTGGTATGAATCGACTCTAAAACTGCAGCCAGAATTTGGGCCAGCCAAAGATCGTCTGCGCACCATCCAGTGTTACATCCTCTCCAAGAGGGACCGCCGAGCTCCCTGA
- the LOC109096266 gene encoding vacuolar protein sorting-associated protein 33B — protein MAHTEWKDAPGLPDFSLLKRLARDQLIFLLEQLPGKKDLFIDADLMSPLDRIANVTILKQHEVDKLYKVELKPIVSSSDQLCFLIRPRIQTVKWISDLVNADKVAGRFRRYKIIFTPQKFYACETVLEEQGVYGDVTTDEWNFYILPLDDDILSLELPEFFRDNFLEGDQRWVTTAGSALRLLQSVYGSFSKVYGIGRCAKMVYESWRELMEDGEQRTRQPEFAKVFLVDRDVDFVTPLCSQVVYEGLVDDLFRIKCGSVEFGPDVTSSDKSIKVMLNSQDKVFSEIRNEHFSNVFGFLSQKAKNLQTAYDKRRGMDIQQMKAFVADELKGLKQEHRLLSLHIGASESMMKKKTKQDFQELLKTEHSLLEGFEIRECITYIEEHINRQVSMIDSLRLLCLLSITENGLLSKDYRSLKAQYLQSYGIEHLLTFANLRQLGLLEEQQAGETLTVMESKVGKLVNDKTVGKLTDAFSSLAKKSNFRALSKRLALVPKSGEEYDLRVPRDMAYVFSGAYIPLSCKLIEQVLERDGWTGMEEVTRMLNGQEFAVTGGSSSSEARSKTDAQRIVLVMFLGGCTFSEISALRFLGKERGCRFIVVTTAITNSSRLLEALLDNSA, from the exons ATGGCACACACAGAGTGGAAAGATGCCCCTGGGCTGCCTGATTTCTCTCTGCTCAAAAGACTGGCCAGAGACCAGCTCATCTTCCTGCTGGAGCAG ttgcCAGGGAAgaaggatttatttattgatgcaGATTTGATGAGCCCTCTTGATCGAATAGCAAATGTCACAATCCTAAAG CAACATGAAGTCGACAAACTGTACAAAGTTGAGCTGAAGCCAATTGTCAGCAGTTCAGACCA gctgTGCTTCCTGATACGTCCTCGAATACAAACTGTGAAGTGGATTTCAG ATTTAGTTAATGCAGACAAAGTGGCTGGAAGATTCAGAAGATATAAGATCATATTTACCCCACAAAAG TTTTATGCATGTGAGACGGTTTTGGAAGAGCAGGGTGTCTATGGAG ATGTTACAACCGATGAGTGGAATTTCTACATTCTTCCTCTGGATGACGACATCCTGAGTTTAGAGCTGCCTGAATTCTTCAGAGATAACTTTCTG GAGGGAGACCAGCGCTGGGTGACCACTGCAGGAAGTGCTCTACGTCTTTTACAGTCTGTCTATGGTTCCTTCTCAAAGGTGTATGGTATTGGTAGATGTGCCAAG ATGGTGTATGAATCCTGGAGGGAGCTAATGGAGGACGGGGAACAGAGAACAAGGCAACCTGAATTTGCCAAAGTCTTTCTTGTTGACAGAG atgtGGACTTTGTTACTCCTCTCTGCTCTCAAGTCGTTTATGAGGGATTGGTAGATGATCTTTTCAGAATAAAATGTG GCAGTGTGGAGTTTGGAcctgatgtcacttcctctgaCAAGAGCATTAAAGTGATGCTTAACTCTCAAGATAAA GTGTTCAGTGAAATAAGGAACGAGCATTTCTCCAATGTGTTTGGCTTTTTAAGTCAGAAGGCCAAAAATCTTCAAACAGCATATGAT AAACGGCGTGGGATGGACATCCAGCAGATGAAGGCATTTGTTGCAGATGAACTGAAAGGACTGAAACAGGAACATCGTCTTCTCAGTCTTC ATATTGGTGCAAGTGAATCCATGATGAAGAAGAAAACCAAGCAAGATTTCCAGGAATTGTTGAAGACTGAACACT CATTACTCGAAGGCTTTGAGATCCGTGAATGTATCACCTACATTGAAGAACATATCAACAGACAG GTGTCAATGATTGACAGTCTCAGACTCCTTTGCCTGTTGTCCATCACAGAAAATG GTCTTTTGTCCAAAGACTATAGATCTCTTAAAGCTCAGTACCTTCAG AGTTATGGTATAGAGCACCTGCTGACGTTTGCGAACCTGAGGCAGCTGGGTCTGCTGGAAGAACAGCAAGCTGGAGAAACACTGACAGTCATGGAGAGTAAAGTGGGGAAACTTGTCAATGACAAGACTGTAG GGAAGCTGACGGATGCCTTTTCCTCACTGGCTAAGAAGAGCAATTTTCGAGCTCTGAGTAAAAGACTTGCTCTG GTACCAAAGTCTGGTGAGGAATATGATCTTCGCGTTCCGCGAGACATGGCTTATGTTTTCAGTGGTGCTTATATTCCTCTGAGCTGCAAACTGATCGAACAG GTGTtggagagagatggatggacagGTATGGAGGAGGTTACACGCATGCTGAATGGACAGGAATTTGCTGTAACAG gTGGCAGTAGTAGTTCAGAAGCCAGGAGCAAAACGGATGCTCAAAGGATTGTTCTAGTGATGTTTCTTGGTGGCTGCACCTTCTCTGAGATCTCTGCACTCCGGTTCCTTGGCAAGGAAAGAG GTTGCAGATTCATAGTTGTCACTACAGCCATCACTAACAGTTCACGGCTTCTGGAGGCATTACTGGATAACAGTGCTTGA